The proteins below are encoded in one region of Candidatus Planktophila lacus:
- the nuoH gene encoding NADH-quinone oxidoreductase subunit NuoH: MNNAQLLLDDPGWIITLKAVIVFAVCVVLTIMSVWGERRIVARMQMRVGPNRVGKFGLIQALADGVKLALKEDLIPAAADKVVFVIAPVISTTAAFMAFAVMPMTGPVNFFGEETVMQLTDLPVGVLYVLATASVGVYGIVLAGWSSGSTYPLLGGLRSSAQVVSYEIAMGLSLVSVFIYSGSMSTSSIVAAQQSTWWYGLVLFPSFVIYAISMVGETNRAPFDLAEAEGELVGGFHTEYSSLKFALFFLAEYVNIIAVSALATTLFLGGYHAIPGLGFTEQWLGGWFTLVWFFLKVLFFFFVFVWLRGTLPRLRYDQFMQFGWKVLIPVSLLWILVVATLRLISTTSQSRVTTFIFAGVVVLIVMGISTAVDASKRKRAAHVYPEAAAPSFAVPSLPSEITTINLSNSVSDKGGDRG, translated from the coding sequence ATGAATAACGCTCAGTTATTGCTAGATGATCCGGGTTGGATCATCACCCTTAAGGCAGTTATTGTCTTTGCCGTTTGCGTTGTCTTGACGATCATGTCTGTATGGGGCGAACGTCGCATCGTTGCTCGTATGCAGATGCGCGTTGGCCCTAACCGCGTTGGAAAATTCGGCTTAATTCAGGCGCTTGCAGATGGCGTAAAGCTTGCGCTGAAAGAAGATTTGATTCCGGCTGCAGCCGACAAGGTTGTTTTTGTAATTGCTCCAGTAATCAGCACCACCGCAGCATTTATGGCCTTTGCGGTTATGCCAATGACTGGCCCAGTTAACTTCTTCGGCGAAGAAACTGTTATGCAGTTAACCGACCTTCCAGTCGGTGTTCTCTATGTTCTTGCCACCGCATCAGTCGGTGTCTACGGAATTGTTCTCGCTGGTTGGTCATCAGGTTCGACTTATCCGCTGCTTGGCGGGCTCCGCTCAAGCGCGCAGGTTGTTTCTTATGAAATCGCCATGGGACTTTCACTTGTTTCAGTCTTTATCTACTCCGGATCAATGTCTACATCATCAATCGTTGCCGCGCAGCAGAGCACTTGGTGGTACGGACTAGTTCTCTTCCCATCCTTTGTTATCTATGCGATCTCAATGGTTGGCGAAACAAACCGCGCGCCATTCGACCTAGCCGAAGCTGAAGGCGAACTCGTTGGTGGATTCCATACTGAGTATTCATCACTTAAATTCGCACTCTTCTTCTTGGCAGAATATGTAAATATCATCGCTGTTTCAGCACTAGCAACAACGTTATTCCTTGGTGGTTACCACGCAATTCCAGGTCTGGGCTTTACAGAGCAATGGCTCGGCGGTTGGTTCACACTCGTTTGGTTCTTCTTAAAGGTTCTCTTCTTCTTCTTTGTTTTCGTATGGTTACGTGGAACTCTTCCTCGTTTGCGTTACGACCAATTTATGCAATTCGGTTGGAAAGTCTTGATTCCGGTCTCGTTGCTCTGGATCTTGGTAGTTGCAACGCTTCGTCTAATTTCTACTACCAGCCAATCTCGTGTCACCACATTTATTTTTGCTGGCGTCGTAGTCCTCATCGTTATGGGAATTTCTACAGCAGTTGATGCCTCAAAGAGAAAGCGCGCTGCACATGTTTACCCAGAAGCAGCAGCTCCAAGTTTTGCCGTTCCATCGCTTCCATCCGAAATAACCACAATCAATCTTTCAAATAGTGTTTCAGACAAGGGAGGCGATCGTGGCTGA
- the nuoL gene encoding NADH-quinone oxidoreductase subunit L, protein MATNNGLVYLIALPLFGALALLLLGRKADKWGHLLATAMSAGSFAVGLIQLSQMLDREAELRPVTQKLFTWISVGSFNVDASLLLDQLSICFVLLITGVGTLIHIYSISYMSHDKDRRRFFAYLNLFIAAMLLLVLGDSYLNLYVGWEGVGLASYLLIGFWNQKPAYATASKKAFVMNRIGDMGLSFAIMIAFATLGTVSFSGVKEHSHHASEAAMTAIGVMLLVAAVGKSAQFPLQAWLGDAMAGPTPVSALIHAATMVTAGVYLIVRSNFVFDAAPTAQLLVVIVGAITLLFGAIIGMAKDDIKKALAASTMSQIGYMILASGLGPAGYAFAIMHLLTHGFFKAGMFLGAGSVMHGMNDEVNMRKYGGLRKFMPITFVTFGLGYLAIIGVPPFAGFYSKDMIIETALNAGGAKGIILGSVTLLGAAITAFYMTRVMILTFTSPKRWDDNQHPHESPALMWIPMAILAIGSVISGYLLYRGKAFKHWLEPLFEEHGEHTELLPPIVVSGLALTMVAIGVAIAVIKYQLSEIDNVAPEKVSIFTRIARRDLLQDDVNEALFMRPGQALTSALVKIDGSVVDGAVRGVGKMALGSGSALRETQTGFVRSYAVLILIGAAALIAAIWVVTT, encoded by the coding sequence ATGGCTACCAATAACGGTCTTGTTTATTTAATCGCGCTTCCACTCTTTGGCGCACTTGCCCTGCTGCTTCTTGGACGTAAGGCTGATAAGTGGGGACACCTACTTGCTACTGCGATGTCTGCTGGATCATTTGCAGTTGGTTTAATTCAACTTTCACAGATGCTTGATCGCGAAGCAGAGCTTCGCCCGGTGACGCAGAAGCTCTTTACCTGGATCAGCGTTGGAAGCTTTAACGTAGATGCATCGCTTTTGTTAGATCAGTTATCGATCTGCTTTGTACTGCTAATCACCGGCGTTGGAACTTTGATTCATATCTATTCCATCTCATATATGTCTCACGACAAAGATCGCCGTCGTTTCTTTGCATACCTAAACCTCTTTATCGCAGCGATGTTGCTCTTGGTTCTTGGCGATTCTTATCTCAACCTCTATGTCGGTTGGGAAGGCGTAGGACTTGCCTCCTATCTATTGATCGGTTTCTGGAATCAAAAACCAGCATATGCAACTGCTTCTAAGAAGGCATTTGTCATGAACCGTATCGGCGATATGGGGCTTTCCTTTGCGATCATGATCGCCTTTGCCACATTAGGCACCGTTTCATTTAGCGGAGTAAAAGAACATTCACATCATGCATCTGAAGCAGCTATGACTGCCATCGGAGTTATGTTGCTAGTTGCGGCAGTCGGAAAGTCTGCGCAGTTCCCATTGCAGGCATGGCTGGGCGATGCGATGGCTGGCCCAACTCCAGTTTCTGCTTTGATCCACGCCGCAACCATGGTTACAGCAGGCGTTTATCTAATTGTTCGCTCTAACTTTGTATTTGATGCCGCGCCAACCGCACAACTTCTCGTTGTTATCGTTGGAGCAATCACTCTCTTGTTCGGTGCCATTATCGGTATGGCTAAAGATGACATCAAGAAAGCACTTGCTGCTTCAACGATGTCTCAGATCGGTTACATGATCTTGGCATCAGGCCTTGGACCTGCCGGTTACGCATTTGCAATCATGCACTTACTTACCCACGGATTCTTTAAAGCCGGAATGTTCCTTGGCGCAGGTTCGGTAATGCATGGCATGAACGATGAAGTAAATATGCGCAAATATGGTGGACTGCGTAAATTTATGCCGATCACATTTGTGACCTTTGGTCTTGGCTACTTAGCAATTATCGGAGTTCCACCATTCGCTGGTTTTTACTCCAAAGATATGATTATCGAAACGGCGCTAAATGCCGGTGGTGCAAAGGGAATTATTCTCGGTTCAGTCACGCTCTTAGGTGCAGCGATCACGGCCTTCTATATGACGCGTGTAATGATCTTGACCTTTACCAGTCCAAAGCGTTGGGACGATAACCAACATCCACATGAATCCCCTGCTTTGATGTGGATTCCGATGGCAATTCTGGCAATCGGCTCAGTTATCTCGGGCTACCTGCTCTATCGTGGAAAAGCGTTCAAGCATTGGCTAGAGCCACTCTTTGAAGAACATGGTGAGCACACCGAACTTCTGCCTCCAATTGTTGTCTCTGGACTTGCTCTCACAATGGTTGCAATTGGCGTTGCAATTGCAGTCATCAAGTACCAACTCTCTGAAATTGATAACGTGGCACCTGAGAAAGTCTCAATCTTTACTCGCATCGCACGACGCGATTTACTCCAAGATGATGTAAACGAAGCGCTCTTTATGCGCCCAGGACAAGCGTTAACTTCTGCCCTAGTCAAGATTGATGGCTCAGTTGTTGATGGCGCAGTTCGCGGTGTTGGAAAGATGGCGCTCGGCTCTGGATCTGCGCTCCGCGAAACTCAGACAGGTTTTGTTCGTAGCTATGCAGTTCTAATTTTGATTGGCGCAGCAGCGCTGATCGCGGCAATTTGGGTGGTAACAACGTGA
- the nuoE gene encoding NADH-quinone oxidoreductase subunit NuoE, with amino-acid sequence MAYSPDQIEIMNSIIKRYPRSRSAIMPLLHYVQSLAGYVTNEGIEEIAKLLELETAEVTAVATFYTQYKRRPVGEYHVGVCTNTLCAVMGGDAIFAALKDHLGVENDGVTADGKVSLEHIECNAACDYAPVVMANWEFYDNQNVETAKDLVDSMRKGTPKPPTRGPNSLVTWKEASAVLAGLSDGKANEGLQAGEPTLLGLKLSKEGK; translated from the coding sequence ATGGCTTACTCACCAGATCAGATCGAAATCATGAATTCGATTATCAAGCGCTACCCACGCAGCCGCTCTGCAATCATGCCTTTGCTTCATTACGTGCAATCACTTGCCGGTTATGTAACCAACGAAGGCATTGAAGAAATTGCTAAGTTGCTTGAATTAGAAACTGCTGAAGTAACTGCCGTTGCAACTTTCTACACCCAGTACAAGCGCCGCCCAGTAGGCGAGTACCACGTAGGTGTTTGCACCAACACCTTGTGCGCGGTTATGGGCGGAGATGCGATATTTGCAGCGCTTAAAGATCACCTCGGCGTTGAAAACGATGGCGTTACCGCTGATGGAAAAGTTTCTCTAGAACATATCGAATGCAACGCAGCCTGCGATTACGCACCAGTTGTTATGGCTAACTGGGAGTTCTACGACAACCAGAACGTTGAGACTGCAAAAGATCTAGTTGATTCAATGCGCAAGGGAACACCTAAACCACCAACTCGTGGACCTAACTCTTTGGTTACTTGGAAAGAAGCATCAGCTGTTCTTGCCGGTTTAAGCGATGGAAAAGCCAATGAAGGATTGCAAGCTGGCGAACCAACACTTCTCGGTTTAAAACTTTCGAAAGAGGGCAAGTAA
- a CDS encoding NADH-quinone oxidoreductase subunit G, protein MTTTQETTTAQAVELITVVIDGFEVSVPKGTLVIRAAEKLGIQIPRFCDHPLLDPVGACRQCLVDIEINGRAFPKPQASCTIPVEPNMIVKTQLTSPVAEKAQRGVMELLLVNHPLDCPVCDKGGECPLQNQAMSTGNGETRFEGVKRTFEKPVAISSQVLLDRERCVLCARCTRFSDQIAGDPFITLNERGALQQVGIYENQPFESYFSGNTVQICPVGALTGAAYRFRARPFDLVSTPSACEHCASGCDMRTDVRRGKTLRRLAGDDAAVNEEWNCDKGRWAFKYVTEVDRLTTPMVRGADGVLAPASWPEAIAAAAAGLKGKRAAVLVGGRATAEDAYGYSKFARIALGTNDIDFRARVSSDEERDFLGAKVVGSATTYRDIDIADHVVLIGFEPEEESPIVFLRINKQVRKRALKVSAVATKLSIGVEKLKAEFIKVAPGSEGAALSALSLTGKSVILVGERAAETTGLLSAAAALAEKSGAKLAWIPRRAGERGALEAGAIGTLLPGGRPVADAAARVDIAAVWGVQTIPTNVGRTTSEIIESLGNGSLDAVVVGGVDPQDMPNSAAALAALSKSFVVSLEIAHSAVTNVADVVLPVAAVTEKSGSFLNWEGRARAFDAAVADSLNRSDLRILSAIADEMGESIMLGTVTQAAREISSLGKWDGARANFAAVSAAGANKVSGNEALLTSWRRLLDLGTLQKGEANLAGTARKSVAVISPKRAETMGVKDGDILRVSNSHGSISLPALVEDIHDDAVWVPRNSFGTQTLISLNAVHGDVVSVVKA, encoded by the coding sequence ATGACTACGACTCAAGAGACCACAACCGCGCAAGCAGTAGAACTCATTACCGTTGTTATCGATGGTTTTGAAGTCAGCGTTCCAAAGGGAACCTTGGTTATTCGCGCCGCAGAAAAACTAGGAATTCAGATTCCACGTTTCTGCGATCACCCACTTCTTGATCCAGTTGGCGCTTGTCGTCAATGTTTAGTTGATATCGAAATTAACGGTCGCGCATTTCCAAAGCCACAGGCTTCATGCACGATTCCAGTAGAACCAAATATGATCGTAAAGACTCAACTAACTTCACCAGTTGCTGAAAAAGCACAGCGCGGTGTTATGGAACTTCTCCTTGTTAACCACCCACTTGATTGCCCTGTTTGCGACAAGGGCGGCGAATGTCCATTGCAGAACCAAGCGATGAGCACCGGAAATGGTGAGACTCGCTTCGAAGGCGTAAAGCGCACATTTGAAAAGCCTGTTGCGATTTCATCTCAGGTTCTGCTCGATCGCGAACGCTGCGTTCTCTGTGCTCGTTGTACACGTTTCTCTGATCAAATTGCTGGCGATCCATTTATTACTCTTAACGAACGCGGTGCACTGCAGCAAGTTGGTATCTACGAGAACCAACCATTCGAGTCCTACTTCTCAGGTAACACCGTGCAGATCTGTCCGGTTGGCGCACTTACCGGGGCTGCTTATCGCTTCCGGGCACGTCCATTCGATTTAGTTTCAACACCATCTGCCTGCGAACATTGCGCATCCGGTTGCGATATGCGCACCGATGTTCGTCGAGGAAAGACTTTACGTCGCCTTGCTGGTGATGATGCCGCAGTTAACGAAGAATGGAACTGCGATAAAGGTCGCTGGGCATTTAAGTACGTAACTGAAGTTGATCGTCTAACAACTCCAATGGTTCGTGGCGCTGACGGAGTTCTTGCTCCTGCATCATGGCCAGAGGCAATCGCTGCAGCTGCAGCAGGTCTTAAGGGCAAGCGCGCTGCGGTTCTAGTTGGTGGACGCGCAACTGCCGAAGATGCTTACGGTTACAGCAAGTTTGCACGCATCGCACTTGGCACAAACGATATCGATTTCCGTGCGCGCGTTTCATCAGATGAAGAACGTGATTTCCTTGGCGCGAAAGTTGTTGGCTCAGCAACTACCTACCGCGATATCGATATCGCAGATCATGTGGTTCTCATTGGTTTTGAACCAGAAGAAGAATCACCAATCGTCTTCCTTCGAATCAACAAGCAGGTTCGCAAGCGCGCGCTAAAGGTCAGCGCAGTTGCAACTAAGCTTTCAATCGGCGTTGAAAAGTTAAAGGCTGAATTTATTAAGGTCGCACCAGGATCTGAAGGCGCTGCACTTTCAGCACTTTCTCTAACCGGTAAGTCAGTTATTTTGGTTGGCGAACGCGCTGCTGAAACTACTGGTCTACTTTCTGCAGCCGCTGCGCTTGCGGAAAAGAGTGGCGCAAAGCTTGCTTGGATTCCGCGTCGCGCAGGCGAACGCGGCGCACTTGAAGCTGGTGCAATTGGCACGCTTCTTCCAGGTGGCCGCCCTGTTGCCGATGCTGCAGCACGTGTAGATATCGCGGCTGTTTGGGGAGTTCAAACAATTCCTACAAACGTTGGTCGCACAACTTCTGAAATTATTGAAAGCCTTGGCAACGGTTCACTTGATGCAGTTGTTGTTGGTGGCGTTGATCCACAAGATATGCCAAATAGCGCAGCCGCACTTGCCGCACTTTCAAAGTCATTTGTTGTATCACTCGAGATTGCACACTCTGCAGTTACCAATGTGGCTGATGTAGTTCTGCCAGTTGCGGCTGTAACTGAAAAATCTGGTTCATTCCTTAACTGGGAAGGCCGCGCACGTGCTTTCGATGCGGCAGTTGCAGATTCACTAAATCGTTCAGATCTTCGTATCTTGTCGGCTATCGCTGACGAAATGGGCGAATCAATAATGCTCGGCACAGTTACTCAAGCAGCGCGTGAGATTTCATCACTCGGTAAATGGGATGGCGCACGCGCTAACTTCGCAGCAGTTTCTGCAGCGGGTGCAAATAAGGTTTCTGGAAATGAAGCGCTACTTACTTCATGGCGTCGCTTGCTAGATCTCGGTACTTTGCAAAAGGGCGAAGCAAACTTGGCTGGTACTGCGCGTAAATCCGTTGCAGTTATCTCTCCAAAGCGCGCTGAAACAATGGGCGTTAAAGATGGCGATATCTTGCGAGTCTCTAACTCACACGGATCAATCTCACTTCCTGCTTTAGTTGAAGATATTCACGATGATGCAGTTTGGGTGCCACGCAACTCATTCGGTACACAAACTTTGATCTCATTAAATGCCGTGCACGGCGATGTTGTATCGGTGGTGAAGGCATGA
- the nuoK gene encoding NADH-quinone oxidoreductase subunit NuoK: MSLDNYLYLSAILFTIGAVGVVVRRNAIVVFMCIELMLNAANLSLVTFSRINGTLDGQVVAFFTMVVAACEVVVGLAIIVTIYRSRRSASIDDASLLKR; encoded by the coding sequence ATGAGCCTCGATAACTATCTCTACCTTTCCGCGATTCTATTTACCATCGGCGCCGTTGGCGTAGTCGTTCGCCGCAACGCAATCGTTGTCTTTATGTGTATTGAGCTAATGCTCAACGCAGCAAATCTTTCACTAGTAACTTTCTCAAGAATTAACGGAACGCTAGATGGTCAAGTGGTTGCCTTCTTCACGATGGTTGTTGCAGCCTGTGAAGTAGTAGTTGGCCTTGCGATCATCGTCACTATCTACCGTTCACGCCGATCAGCATCTATCGATGATGCCAGTTTGTTGAAGCGATAA
- the nuoI gene encoding NADH-quinone oxidoreductase subunit NuoI, which yields MLKQAQGFWVTFITMFKKVNTVQYPEVKEPTAERFHGRHQLNRHPDGLEKCIGCELCAWACPADAIYVEGADNTPDNQMSPGERYGKVYQINYLRCVFCGLCIEACPTRALTMTNEYELADSTRSKLIFEKDDLLGPLRAGMLPPPHPMYPGMTDTNYYNGDVKEAHPSQEQK from the coding sequence TTGCTCAAGCAGGCGCAGGGTTTCTGGGTCACCTTCATAACCATGTTTAAGAAGGTAAACACTGTTCAATACCCTGAAGTTAAAGAGCCAACTGCAGAGCGTTTCCACGGTCGCCATCAGTTAAATCGCCACCCAGATGGACTCGAAAAGTGCATCGGTTGCGAACTTTGTGCATGGGCATGCCCTGCTGATGCGATTTATGTTGAAGGTGCAGATAACACTCCTGATAATCAAATGTCACCAGGAGAGCGTTACGGCAAGGTCTACCAAATTAACTATCTACGTTGTGTTTTCTGCGGGCTTTGCATTGAAGCATGTCCAACACGTGCGCTAACCATGACAAATGAATACGAGCTAGCAGATTCAACTCGCAGCAAATTGATCTTCGAAAAAGACGATTTACTAGGTCCACTTCGCGCAGGCATGTTGCCACCTCCACATCCAATGTATCCAGGTATGACCGATACCAACTATTACAACGGCGATGTTAAGGAAGCTCATCCTTCACAGGAGCAAAAATAA
- a CDS encoding NADH-quinone oxidoreductase subunit M, protein MNILSFLMLLPLIGTAFIALAPKTNVLLTKQIALVTTILVALVGIYMTISFDFNAKGFQFVESREWIPAFGIKYALGVDGIALVLILMSVLLTPIVVVAGWNESEGGRWSPKVFYSLLLVLETMIIGVFASTDVFLFYVFFEAMLVPVYFLIGGFGSGERAAAAVKFLLYSLFGGLLMLASIIGIYVMATRYGNRTFDITTLSQLHTVLTPMMENVLFLGFFIAFAIKAPLWPLHTWLPDAAKSATPGTSVLLLGVLDKVGTFGMIRYCLTLFPEASKTFTPMIITLAVISILYGAFLAIGAKDIKRLIAYTSISHFGFITMGIFAMTSQGMSGSTLYMFNHGFSTAALFLVAGFMITRRNSSTISDFGGLQRVTPIMAWSFFIAGLSSLALPGLSSFVSEFLVLVGTFTRYPVAAVIATFGIVLAALYILIPVQRALHGPTTPGNENLSDLTLREKIAIAPVIATIVVLGFYPSPLLNIINPASQTIISQQGFSDPAPTMSEGK, encoded by the coding sequence ATGAACATCCTCTCTTTCTTGATGCTGCTGCCGCTGATTGGTACCGCTTTCATCGCGCTAGCTCCTAAGACAAACGTTCTTTTAACTAAACAGATCGCACTTGTGACCACAATATTGGTTGCTCTTGTTGGCATTTACATGACGATCTCCTTTGACTTCAACGCTAAAGGTTTTCAATTCGTAGAATCTCGCGAATGGATTCCTGCCTTTGGTATCAAATATGCCTTGGGTGTTGACGGTATTGCCCTCGTATTGATCTTGATGTCTGTTCTCTTAACCCCAATCGTCGTAGTTGCGGGCTGGAATGAATCTGAAGGCGGACGTTGGAGCCCCAAGGTCTTCTACTCACTACTTCTAGTACTTGAAACAATGATAATCGGCGTCTTTGCTTCAACTGACGTCTTCTTGTTCTACGTCTTCTTTGAAGCGATGTTGGTTCCGGTTTACTTCTTAATTGGTGGTTTTGGATCCGGCGAACGCGCTGCCGCAGCAGTTAAATTCTTGCTCTACAGCCTCTTCGGTGGCTTGCTAATGCTCGCTTCAATTATCGGCATTTATGTAATGGCAACTCGCTACGGCAACCGCACCTTCGATATAACAACACTTTCTCAGCTACATACAGTTCTGACTCCGATGATGGAGAACGTCTTATTCCTCGGATTCTTTATCGCATTTGCGATCAAAGCTCCGCTCTGGCCGCTACATACATGGCTACCAGATGCTGCAAAATCAGCGACCCCTGGAACTTCAGTATTGCTCTTAGGTGTTCTAGATAAGGTCGGAACATTCGGAATGATCCGTTACTGCCTAACTCTCTTCCCAGAGGCAAGCAAGACATTTACTCCGATGATTATTACCTTGGCAGTTATCTCCATTCTCTACGGTGCATTTCTTGCAATTGGTGCGAAAGACATTAAGCGCCTGATCGCATATACCTCGATTTCTCACTTCGGATTTATCACCATGGGAATCTTCGCGATGACTTCGCAAGGTATGTCTGGTTCAACGCTTTACATGTTTAACCACGGATTCTCAACTGCAGCGCTCTTCTTAGTTGCTGGATTTATGATCACTCGCCGTAACTCATCGACAATTTCAGATTTCGGTGGACTACAACGCGTCACACCAATCATGGCTTGGTCATTCTTTATCGCCGGTCTATCGAGCTTGGCGCTACCGGGTCTTTCTAGCTTCGTTAGCGAATTCCTAGTATTAGTTGGAACCTTTACGCGATATCCAGTTGCAGCGGTTATCGCTACCTTCGGTATCGTCTTAGCGGCTCTATACATTTTGATTCCGGTACAACGCGCGCTCCATGGCCCAACAACTCCGGGCAATGAGAATTTAAGCGATCTAACTCTGCGCGAGAAAATTGCGATCGCACCTGTTATCGCAACGATCGTCGTTCTTGGTTTCTACCCATCACCGTTGTTAAACATCATTAATCCAGCATCGCAGACCATCATTTCGCAACAAGGATTTAGCGATCCAGCGCCAACCATGAGTGAGGGCAAGTAA
- the nuoF gene encoding NADH-quinone oxidoreductase subunit NuoF, protein MTKLAPVLSAHWDEKDSFTIDAYTRHGGYKASTKALAMDPDAVIQLVKDSGLRGRGGAGFPTGMKWGFIPQGDNKDHYLVVNADESEPGTCKDTPLLMANPHVLIEGCIIACHAIRAKHAFIYIRGEVTHVVRRLNQAIEDAYKAGHLGKGIDVVLHVGAGAYICGEETALLDSLEGFRGQPRLRPPFPAIAGLYARPTVVNNVESIASVPAIIANGAEWYQSMGTEKSKGTTLYSLSGHVVNPGQFEAPLGITLREILEMSGGIRAGHKLKFWTPGGSSTPLFTDQHLDIPLDYEGVAAAGSMLGTKALQIFDETTCVVRAVLRWTEFYKHESCGKCTPCREGTWWLVQILRDLENGVGTEADLAKLLDLCDNIMGRSFCALGDGATSPITSSIKYFRDEYIAHLTNGGCPFDPVKSTLFSGANA, encoded by the coding sequence ATGACAAAACTAGCTCCAGTACTTTCCGCACATTGGGATGAGAAAGATTCATTCACAATCGATGCATACACACGTCATGGTGGATACAAGGCATCTACCAAAGCACTTGCTATGGATCCAGATGCAGTTATTCAACTTGTAAAAGATTCTGGACTTCGCGGTCGCGGCGGCGCAGGCTTCCCAACCGGAATGAAGTGGGGCTTTATCCCACAGGGCGATAACAAAGATCACTACCTGGTTGTAAACGCTGACGAATCAGAGCCAGGTACTTGCAAAGACACACCACTTTTGATGGCAAACCCACACGTACTTATTGAAGGCTGCATCATTGCTTGCCACGCAATTCGTGCAAAGCATGCCTTTATCTATATCCGCGGTGAAGTTACACATGTTGTCCGTCGTTTAAATCAAGCGATCGAAGATGCTTACAAAGCTGGCCATCTTGGTAAAGGTATTGATGTTGTTCTCCACGTTGGTGCCGGCGCTTACATCTGCGGTGAAGAAACTGCTTTGCTTGATTCACTTGAAGGTTTCCGTGGTCAACCACGTCTGCGTCCACCATTTCCTGCGATCGCAGGTTTATATGCACGACCAACAGTTGTAAATAACGTCGAATCAATCGCCTCAGTTCCAGCGATCATTGCAAACGGTGCTGAGTGGTACCAGTCAATGGGTACTGAAAAATCAAAGGGAACCACGCTTTATTCACTCTCTGGCCACGTTGTAAATCCTGGTCAATTTGAAGCCCCGCTTGGAATTACTCTTCGTGAAATTCTTGAGATGTCAGGCGGAATTCGCGCCGGACATAAGTTGAAGTTCTGGACACCAGGTGGATCATCAACGCCACTATTTACAGATCAGCACCTTGATATTCCACTTGATTACGAAGGCGTTGCCGCTGCTGGCTCAATGCTCGGCACTAAAGCGCTACAGATCTTTGATGAAACAACTTGTGTGGTTCGCGCAGTATTGCGTTGGACTGAGTTCTACAAGCACGAGTCATGTGGCAAGTGCACACCATGTCGCGAAGGCACATGGTGGTTGGTTCAGATTCTGCGCGATCTAGAAAACGGCGTGGGTACTGAAGCAGATCTAGCTAAGTTGCTCGATCTCTGCGACAACATCATGGGCCGTTCATTCTGCGCACTTGGTGATGGCGCAACTAGCCCAATCACATCTTCAATCAAATATTTCCGTGACGAATACATCGCCCACTTAACAAACGGTGGATGCCCATTCGATCCAGTTAAATCAACTCTCTTCTCTGGAGCAAACGCATAA
- a CDS encoding NADH-quinone oxidoreductase subunit J: MEPLLTIQTPETVLFWFLAPLSVLASLGMLLVKKAVHSALLLAWVMVSLAIFYIAQGALFLGIVQVVVYTGAVMMLFLFILMLVGVDSSDSLTETITGLRPIAITAAVGFGGLMVSLLGRATLGREPVGLDAANGPGNVQGLAALLFSKYVWPFEVISALLITAAVGAMVLAHHQRTTPRPTQREQSVNRFRSDSLAGAAGLPGPGVFARHNAVDVPALLPDGTPAPSSISATLKARGDVIDSAQFQLDNVDTSVVEEK, encoded by the coding sequence ATGGAACCTTTACTAACTATTCAGACGCCAGAGACAGTTCTCTTCTGGTTCTTAGCACCACTTTCAGTTCTTGCTTCACTTGGAATGTTGTTAGTTAAGAAGGCAGTTCATTCAGCGCTATTACTTGCGTGGGTTATGGTCTCGCTCGCAATTTTCTACATCGCACAAGGCGCGCTCTTCCTCGGAATTGTTCAGGTGGTTGTCTACACCGGTGCGGTGATGATGCTCTTCCTCTTTATCTTGATGTTGGTCGGTGTTGATTCATCTGATTCGCTAACCGAGACAATTACTGGACTTCGTCCTATTGCAATCACTGCAGCAGTCGGCTTTGGCGGACTAATGGTTTCACTCCTTGGTCGTGCAACTTTGGGTCGCGAACCAGTTGGATTAGACGCTGCAAATGGACCAGGAAATGTGCAGGGACTTGCTGCACTCTTATTCTCAAAGTACGTATGGCCATTTGAAGTTATTTCAGCGCTGCTAATTACCGCAGCAGTTGGCGCAATGGTTCTGGCACATCATCAACGCACAACCCCGCGCCCAACTCAGCGCGAACAATCAGTAAATCGTTTCCGCTCAGATTCTCTAGCAGGCGCTGCCGGCCTACCTGGCCCAGGCGTCTTTGCTCGTCACAACGCAGTTGATGTGCCAGCACTTTTGCCAGATGGAACGCCAGCTCCTTCTTCAATTTCTGCAACGCTCAAGGCGCGTGGAGATGTAATTGATTCAGCTCAGTTCCAACTCGACAATGTTGATACATCAGTTGTGGAGGAGAAGTAA